In the Solanum pennellii chromosome 5, SPENNV200 genome, one interval contains:
- the LOC107019604 gene encoding uncharacterized protein LOC107019604, translating to MVKDMRSRMSLFSAILVHQASKEGRTKMLIGDMDFSRFMIYVQHVEEENLKDREEFKNKWNKRGMSPGNRRVMPNNHPYYLLVHFNLRAKVITMVRIPELNLHIHRYGHTGHFMRECPKNKQVNGNGGNKTQSSSVALQDRAALRGSTFGNGGGANHLYVVNNCEE from the exons ATGGTTAAGGACATGAGGAGTAGAATGAGTTTGTTTAGTGCTATTTTAGTCCATCAAGCAAGCAAAGAGGGCCGGACAAAAATGCTTATTGGGGACATGGACTTTTCAAGGTTTATGATCTATGTGCAACATGTAGAGGAAGAAAACCTGAAAGATAGAGAGGAGTTTAAGAACAAGTGGAATAAACGGGGAATGAGTCCGGGCAACAGAAGAGTAATGCCAAACAATCATCCTTATTATCTACTAGTGCACTTCAACCTAAGAGCAAAGGTGATTACTATGGTTAGAATTCCAGAGTTAAACCTTCATATTCATAGG TATGGTCATACCGGCCATTTCATGAGAGAGTGTCCAAAGAATAAGCAGGTAAATGGTAATGGGGGCAATAAAACTCagtcttcatcagttgctcTGCAAGATAGGGCAGCACTTAGAGGATCTACTTTTGGTAATGGAGGGGGAGCAAACCACTTGTATGTTGTCAACAATTGCGAAGAGTAA